One window of Bacillota bacterium genomic DNA carries:
- a CDS encoding threonine--tRNA ligase, with amino-acid sequence MSREIAVTLPDGSVRRYPAGITPGDVAKDLGGRIAREAIVAKVNGRLFDLFRPLEEDASLELLTADTPEGLEVLRHSTAHVMAQAVLRLIPEAKLAIGPAIENGFYYDFELPEPLTPEKLAAIEEEMRRIVKEDYPFSRRKVTRDEAIAYYREKNQPYKLEIIDELGEDEEITFYQQGEFVDLCRGPHVPSTGRIKAFKLQSVAGAYWRGDSRRPMLQRIYGTAFPKQSQLDEYLAMLAEAEKRDHRKLGRELDLFSFRDVAPGFIFWHPKGYRIYRTLVDFSRKLQEPRGYQEVSTPWIYRKQLWETSGHWAHFQQNMFPIDRDDDAMAVKPMNCPGHCLLYAGEVRSYRDLPLKLAEYGPLARYEPSGTLHGALRVRGFHQDDAHIFVREDQIEEQIAEVLELVDEVYSAFGMPYDIYFSTRPENFMGDPAVWDRAEAALERALKAAGRPYKLNPGEGAFYGPKLDFEVTDALGRKWQCATVQLDFQMPLRFGLTYVDRDGQHKTPVMIHRAIMGSLERFIGILVEHYAGAFPLWLAPVQARVITIADDHVPYARQVKDQLAAAGIRVELDDRNEKISYKIREAQVQKVPYMLVVGGKEVESGTVAVRHRRRGDLGPMTVPELLQRLRHEIETYAQD; translated from the coding sequence ATGAGCCGAGAAATCGCGGTCACGCTTCCTGACGGTTCGGTGCGCCGTTATCCGGCGGGCATCACGCCGGGAGACGTGGCGAAAGACCTGGGCGGGCGCATCGCTAGGGAGGCTATCGTGGCCAAAGTAAACGGGCGGCTGTTCGACTTGTTCCGGCCGCTGGAGGAGGACGCGTCGCTGGAGCTTCTGACGGCGGACACGCCGGAGGGGCTGGAAGTGCTGCGCCACAGCACGGCGCACGTCATGGCCCAGGCCGTGCTGCGTCTTATCCCCGAGGCGAAGCTGGCCATCGGCCCGGCCATCGAGAACGGGTTTTACTACGACTTCGAGCTGCCGGAGCCGCTGACGCCGGAGAAGCTCGCGGCCATCGAAGAAGAAATGCGCCGGATCGTGAAGGAAGACTACCCGTTCAGCCGGCGCAAGGTGACCCGCGACGAGGCCATCGCCTACTACCGGGAGAAGAACCAGCCGTATAAGCTTGAAATCATCGACGAACTGGGCGAAGACGAAGAGATCACTTTCTACCAGCAAGGCGAATTCGTCGACTTGTGCCGCGGGCCCCACGTGCCGTCGACGGGCCGCATCAAAGCCTTCAAGCTGCAATCGGTGGCCGGGGCCTACTGGCGCGGCGACAGCCGCCGGCCCATGCTCCAGCGCATTTACGGCACGGCGTTCCCCAAGCAGTCGCAGCTGGACGAATACCTGGCGATGCTGGCGGAGGCGGAAAAGCGCGACCACCGCAAGCTCGGGCGCGAGCTGGACTTGTTCAGCTTCCGCGACGTCGCGCCGGGGTTCATCTTCTGGCACCCGAAAGGGTATCGCATCTACCGGACGCTGGTGGACTTCTCCCGCAAGCTGCAAGAACCTCGCGGCTACCAGGAAGTGAGCACGCCGTGGATTTACCGGAAGCAGCTGTGGGAGACGTCGGGCCACTGGGCGCACTTCCAGCAGAACATGTTCCCCATTGACCGAGACGACGACGCGATGGCGGTCAAGCCGATGAACTGCCCCGGGCACTGCCTGCTGTACGCCGGCGAGGTGCGATCGTACCGCGACTTGCCGCTGAAGCTGGCGGAATACGGTCCCCTGGCGCGCTATGAGCCGTCGGGCACCCTGCACGGCGCGCTGCGGGTGCGGGGCTTCCACCAGGACGACGCGCACATCTTCGTCCGGGAAGACCAAATTGAAGAGCAGATCGCCGAAGTGCTGGAGCTGGTGGACGAGGTTTACAGCGCCTTCGGCATGCCCTATGACATCTACTTCTCGACGCGCCCGGAAAACTTCATGGGCGACCCGGCGGTGTGGGACCGGGCGGAAGCGGCGCTGGAACGGGCGCTCAAGGCGGCCGGCCGGCCGTATAAGCTTAATCCGGGCGAGGGCGCGTTCTACGGGCCGAAGCTGGATTTCGAGGTAACCGACGCGCTGGGCCGCAAGTGGCAGTGCGCGACGGTACAGCTGGACTTCCAGATGCCGCTGCGCTTCGGCCTGACGTACGTGGATCGCGACGGCCAGCACAAGACGCCCGTCATGATCCACCGGGCCATCATGGGTAGCCTGGAACGCTTCATCGGCATCTTGGTCGAGCATTACGCCGGCGCGTTCCCCTTGTGGCTGGCGCCGGTCCAGGCACGCGTCATCACCATCGCCGACGACCACGTGCCGTATGCCCGGCAGGTCAAAGACCAACTGGCGGCCGCGGGCATCCGGGTAGAGCTGGACGACCGCAATGAAAAGATCAGCTACAAGATCCGCGAGGCGCAGGTGCAAAAGGTGCCGTACATGTTGGTCGTGGGCGGCAAGGAGGTCGAGTCGGGCACGGTGGCGGTGCGGCACCGCCGGCGCGGCGACCTGGGTCCCATGACGGTGCCCGAACTGCTGCAGCGCCTGCGGCACGAAATCGAAACGTACGCGCAAGACTAG
- a CDS encoding 50S ribosomal protein L35, which translates to MPKLKTHRGAAKRIKVTGRGKLLQNRSGRRHLLEHKSSRRKRRLRAVKELSETVQKRFRKMLPYA; encoded by the coding sequence GTGCCCAAACTGAAGACGCATCGAGGCGCGGCCAAGCGGATCAAGGTGACGGGCCGCGGCAAGCTGTTGCAGAACCGTTCCGGCCGGCGGCACCTGCTGGAGCATAAGTCGTCCCGCCGGAAGCGCCGTCTCCGCGCAGTCAAAGAGTTGTCCGAGACGGTGCAGAAGCGTTTCCGGAAGATGCTGCCCTACGCGTGA
- a CDS encoding ABC transporter ATP-binding protein, with the protein MTSVADHGSAADVYLEMRGITKVYPDGTKALDNVTLQVRKGEIHGLLGENGAGKSTLMKILSGILPMTSGQIFLGGREVRLHSTTEALAHGIGMVHQHFSLVPNFTALENVLLGRGANLARPNYAEVRARMERLMEETGLKVPLDTPVELLPVGTQQRIEILKTLDRASNILILDEPTAVLTPQETDQLFEVLKKLAAGGMTIILITHKLREVLAITQRVTVLRQGRLVGTRDTAGVTAADLARMMVGQERLPGVAQRVATGAGKPVLRVENLRVKGDGDQLAVKGVTFEVRSGEIFAIAGVTGNGQSELIEALSGLRPIAGGEAYLHDKPIKGKGPRELYAMGLAHIPEDRHRLGMVAELSVMENSILGMHREKRFRRALPGTLHWGKVRRHAEEIIKTFDVVAAGVSAPMRSLSGGNQQKLVAGRELTKKPSLVIAGQPTRGLDVAATAFIRDLLVDIRNQGQAVLLVSADLDETLALADRIAVMYEGEILAVLSRDEFDRERIGLLMGGVRDAAVAR; encoded by the coding sequence ATGACATCGGTGGCGGACCACGGGTCCGCCGCCGATGTCTACCTCGAAATGCGCGGCATCACCAAGGTGTATCCGGACGGCACGAAGGCGCTCGACAACGTGACCCTGCAGGTCCGCAAAGGTGAAATTCACGGCCTGCTGGGCGAAAACGGCGCCGGCAAGAGCACGCTGATGAAGATTTTGTCCGGCATCTTGCCGATGACGTCGGGCCAAATCTTCCTCGGCGGGCGCGAGGTTAGGCTGCACAGCACCACGGAAGCGCTCGCCCACGGCATCGGCATGGTTCACCAGCACTTCTCCCTCGTTCCCAACTTCACGGCCCTCGAAAACGTGCTGCTTGGGCGCGGCGCCAACCTGGCCCGGCCGAACTACGCGGAAGTGCGGGCCCGCATGGAGCGGCTGATGGAGGAAACGGGCCTGAAAGTGCCGCTGGATACGCCCGTGGAGCTGCTGCCCGTCGGCACGCAGCAGCGCATTGAAATCCTCAAGACCCTCGACCGCGCATCGAACATTCTCATTCTCGACGAGCCGACCGCGGTGTTGACGCCGCAGGAGACCGACCAGCTCTTCGAAGTGCTGAAGAAGCTGGCCGCCGGCGGCATGACCATCATCCTCATCACCCACAAGCTGCGGGAAGTGCTGGCCATCACGCAGCGCGTGACGGTGCTGCGCCAAGGCCGCCTGGTAGGTACCCGCGATACGGCCGGCGTCACGGCGGCGGATCTTGCGCGCATGATGGTGGGCCAGGAGCGGCTGCCGGGCGTCGCGCAGCGCGTGGCAACCGGCGCGGGGAAGCCCGTTTTGCGCGTCGAAAACTTGCGCGTCAAAGGCGACGGCGACCAGCTCGCGGTCAAAGGCGTGACCTTCGAGGTCCGTAGCGGGGAAATCTTCGCGATCGCGGGCGTCACGGGCAACGGCCAATCCGAGCTCATCGAGGCGCTGTCCGGCCTGCGTCCCATCGCGGGCGGCGAGGCCTACCTGCACGATAAGCCCATCAAGGGCAAAGGGCCGCGGGAACTGTATGCCATGGGTTTGGCCCATATCCCGGAGGACCGCCACCGCCTCGGCATGGTGGCCGAGCTGAGCGTGATGGAAAACAGCATTCTCGGCATGCATCGGGAGAAGCGTTTCCGCCGGGCTTTGCCGGGGACGCTGCACTGGGGCAAGGTTCGCCGCCACGCGGAGGAAATCATCAAGACCTTCGACGTCGTTGCGGCTGGCGTGTCGGCGCCGATGCGCAGCCTCAGCGGCGGGAACCAGCAAAAGCTGGTGGCGGGACGCGAGTTGACGAAGAAGCCGTCGCTGGTCATCGCCGGGCAGCCCACGCGCGGCCTGGACGTGGCGGCTACGGCCTTCATCCGCGATTTGCTCGTCGACATTCGCAACCAAGGGCAGGCGGTGTTGTTGGTCTCGGCGGACTTGGATGAAACATTGGCGCTGGCGGACCGCATCGCCGTCATGTACGAAGGCGAGATCTTGGCCGTGCTCTCCCGGGACGAGTTTGACCGGGAGCGCATCGGGCTCCTGATGGGAGGGGTGCGCGATGCGGCGGTCGCCCGCTAG
- a CDS encoding phenylalanine--tRNA ligase subunit alpha: protein MRERIARLRDEALAALQAAASLEEVEQLRVRYLGRKGQVTELLRGMGSVPPEERPQVGKLVNQLREELETLLAQRKEALEAEALRARLAQETIDVTLPGRGPTLGRRHPLTLVLDDIKRVAIGLGFTVVEGPEVETDYYNFEALNIPPDHPARDLQDTFFITDDILLRTHTSPVQIRTMLAQQPPVRIIALGKVYRLDDANATHSPMFHQVEGLYVDEHVTFADLKGTLTILARELLGERPVRFRPSYFPFTEPSAEMDIQCIMCHGAGCGVCGNEGWLEILGAGMVHPQVLLNVGYDPERWSGFAFGMGVERIAMLRYGIDDIRLFFENDLRFLRQF, encoded by the coding sequence ATGCGAGAACGCATAGCCCGCTTGCGGGACGAAGCGCTGGCGGCGTTGCAGGCCGCGGCGAGTCTCGAGGAAGTGGAGCAGCTGCGCGTGCGTTACCTCGGCCGCAAGGGCCAGGTCACGGAGCTGCTGCGCGGCATGGGCAGCGTGCCGCCCGAAGAGCGGCCGCAGGTGGGCAAGCTCGTCAACCAACTGCGTGAGGAGCTCGAGACGCTCCTCGCACAGCGGAAAGAAGCGCTGGAAGCAGAGGCGCTCCGGGCGCGCCTGGCGCAGGAAACTATCGACGTGACGCTGCCGGGCCGGGGGCCCACGCTGGGACGCCGCCATCCTCTTACGCTCGTTCTGGACGACATCAAGAGGGTGGCGATCGGGCTCGGTTTCACGGTGGTCGAAGGGCCGGAAGTCGAGACTGACTACTACAACTTCGAAGCGCTGAACATCCCGCCCGATCATCCGGCCCGGGATTTGCAGGACACGTTTTTCATCACCGACGACATCTTGCTGCGGACGCACACGTCGCCGGTGCAGATCCGCACCATGCTCGCGCAGCAGCCGCCGGTGCGCATCATCGCGCTCGGCAAGGTGTACCGCCTGGACGATGCGAACGCCACGCACTCGCCTATGTTCCACCAAGTCGAAGGCTTGTACGTCGACGAACACGTGACGTTCGCCGACCTGAAAGGCACGCTGACGATCCTGGCGCGTGAGCTTCTGGGCGAGCGCCCGGTGCGTTTCCGCCCGAGCTATTTTCCCTTCACCGAACCCAGCGCCGAAATGGACATTCAGTGCATCATGTGCCACGGCGCCGGCTGCGGGGTGTGCGGCAACGAGGGCTGGCTGGAAATCCTGGGCGCCGGCATGGTGCACCCGCAAGTGCTGCTCAACGTGGGGTATGATCCCGAGCGCTGGTCGGGATTTGCCTTCGGCATGGGCGTCGAGCGCATCGCGATGCTGCGTTACGGCATCGACGATATCCGCTTGTTCTTCGAGAACGATCTTCGGTTCCTGCGCCAGTTTTGA
- a CDS encoding translation initiation factor IF-3 produces the protein MSKELRVNGQIRGREVRVIDENGEQLGIMPPHQALALAQERGLDLVEVAPQANPPVCRIMDYGKFRYEQSKREREARKKQKVLTVKEVRLTPKIDTHDLQVKMRSAERFLRDGDKVKFTVRFRGREVVHADLARQKLDELAEALRGLCTVELPPKMEGRQMVMILAPTNQESKQHSAAQQNS, from the coding sequence ATCAGTAAGGAGCTTAGGGTCAACGGGCAGATTCGTGGGCGTGAAGTGCGCGTCATCGACGAGAACGGCGAGCAGCTGGGCATTATGCCCCCGCACCAGGCACTGGCCCTCGCACAGGAACGTGGTCTAGACCTCGTGGAAGTCGCGCCGCAAGCGAATCCGCCGGTCTGCCGCATCATGGACTACGGCAAGTTCCGCTACGAGCAGAGCAAGCGCGAGCGTGAAGCGCGCAAGAAGCAGAAAGTGCTGACGGTCAAGGAAGTGCGCCTGACGCCGAAGATCGACACGCACGACTTGCAGGTCAAGATGCGCAGCGCCGAGCGGTTCTTGCGCGACGGGGACAAAGTGAAGTTTACCGTGCGTTTTCGCGGCCGTGAGGTCGTGCACGCGGATTTGGCCCGTCAGAAGCTGGACGAGCTCGCGGAAGCCCTCAGGGGGCTGTGCACGGTGGAGCTGCCGCCGAAGATGGAAGGGCGGCAAATGGTCATGATCCTGGCTCCGACGAACCAGGAGTCGAAGCAGCATTCGGCCGCTCAGCAAAATTCATGA
- a CDS encoding YqzL family protein: MLAAEFFWKLFESTGSIAAYLLYKQFLAYAI; encoded by the coding sequence TTGCTCGCCGCCGAGTTTTTCTGGAAGTTGTTTGAATCGACCGGTTCGATCGCCGCCTATTTGTTGTATAAGCAATTTTTGGCATACGCCATCTAA
- a CDS encoding sugar-binding protein produces the protein MLVGVLIVALLAMSVSAAAQSAAIVFDVGGRGDLSFNDMGALGGERAARELGVRIREVESATTADFLPNLRALARTRSYDVIIGIGFLLQDAIQQVAQEFPNQKFALMDGLADAPNVLSINFADHEGSALMGVLAAITALEYGYDTVGIVLGIEIPILLRFEIGYRAGIKWAVDRYNEIHGTNKSLRVLHVYTGAFDDPARGKTAAEAMLAQGAGVIYGVAGATGLGVFEAVEQYARARGLEVGPPFAIGVDSAQDYIAPGFIPVSMMKRVDNGVYTAIKRAVEGTFEGGVLEMTLAMDGVSASTLEDNLAMFEEAIAAGKKTPAERDAAIAGIQRARAAVPQLAWDLMAELEQLIKSGEFVVPVALDAQTAEFYRQQLQ, from the coding sequence TTGTTGGTCGGCGTCCTGATCGTCGCCCTATTGGCCATGTCGGTCAGCGCCGCCGCGCAAAGCGCTGCCATTGTCTTTGACGTGGGCGGCCGCGGCGACCTGAGCTTCAACGACATGGGCGCCCTGGGCGGCGAGCGGGCCGCGCGGGAGCTGGGCGTCCGCATCCGCGAAGTGGAGAGCGCTACCACGGCGGACTTCCTGCCGAACCTGCGGGCGCTGGCGCGGACGCGGTCGTACGACGTCATCATCGGCATCGGCTTCCTGCTCCAGGATGCCATCCAGCAGGTGGCCCAGGAGTTCCCGAACCAGAAGTTTGCCTTGATGGACGGTTTGGCGGACGCGCCCAACGTGCTCAGCATCAACTTCGCTGACCACGAGGGCAGCGCGCTGATGGGCGTCCTCGCGGCCATCACGGCGCTGGAGTACGGCTACGACACGGTCGGCATCGTGCTGGGCATCGAGATTCCGATCCTGCTCCGGTTCGAGATCGGTTATCGCGCCGGCATCAAGTGGGCCGTGGACCGTTACAATGAGATCCATGGCACCAACAAGAGCCTGCGCGTGCTGCATGTCTACACGGGCGCGTTTGACGACCCGGCGCGCGGCAAGACGGCCGCCGAAGCCATGCTCGCCCAGGGCGCCGGCGTGATCTACGGGGTGGCCGGCGCGACGGGTCTGGGTGTGTTCGAGGCCGTCGAGCAATACGCTCGGGCCCGGGGCCTCGAGGTCGGGCCGCCCTTCGCCATCGGCGTCGACTCCGCGCAGGATTACATCGCGCCGGGCTTCATCCCGGTTTCGATGATGAAGCGGGTCGACAACGGCGTGTACACCGCCATCAAGCGGGCCGTGGAAGGCACCTTCGAGGGCGGCGTCCTTGAGATGACGCTGGCTATGGACGGCGTCTCGGCCAGCACGCTCGAGGACAACCTGGCCATGTTCGAAGAGGCCATTGCCGCCGGCAAGAAGACCCCGGCTGAGCGCGATGCGGCTATCGCCGGTATCCAGCGGGCGCGGGCCGCGGTTCCGCAGCTGGCTTGGGATCTGATGGCCGAGCTCGAGCAGCTCATCAAGTCCGGCGAGTTCGTCGTGCCGGTCGCGCTGGACGCGCAGACTGCCGAGTTCTATCGCCAGCAGCTGCAATAA
- a CDS encoding phenylalanine--tRNA ligase subunit beta has protein sequence MRVSYKWLQDYVEIPWSVEDLADRLTMAGVLVEALEPMGVGLDDIVVGQVLTVDRHPAAEQLYVTRVQVGAEQLQIVTGAANVTPGALVPVARPGAKLPGGRVIQRVELRGVASEGMLCSEAELGTGDDAGGIWLLPPDVRHGQRLVDALGLDDVILHLEVYPNRPDWLSVIGIAREVAALAGTTVRLPQAPIAELAEGAQAMASVHVEAEDLCPRYQARVLRDVQVGPSPAWLQQRLRAAGMRSINNVVDVTNFVMWEWGQPLHAFDYDRLRGGRIVVRRAQAGETLVTLDGTERRLTPDMLVIADAERPVALAGVMGGADSEVTANTTRILLEAATFHPVSVRRTAKALGMRTEASHRFEKGLDPNTVALAAARAASLMQQLAGAKVYAGAVDVYPRPVAPWSVTCRPARVRRLLGADIGDEQIRGYLVALGFGVERAQQDGETAFRVTVPTYRRDVQREADLVEEVARLYGYDRVPTTVPGNVREPGRQQRPLPFLDKVRDILTSFGLHECITYSFIDPASFDKLQLAADDPRRRAVPLRNPLREDQSVLRTTLVGGLLETAARNVAHRVTDVHLFEIGAVFLPKGLPVAELPDEPRRIGLLMTGAAPERWWGDKRPSVSFYELKGVVEQLLERLGVRAEFVPSNEPFLHPGRQAAVRAGEAVLGVLGEVHPLTAAAFELEGRRVYVAELDAEALERLSRAQVRFVPLPRYPSVQRDIALLVPKALPAAVVEDAIRRYGGELVESVRLFDVYEGPQVAADHRSLAYSLRLRAKDRTLTDEEANAVMARIEEGLASELGVRRRV, from the coding sequence ATGCGAGTGTCCTATAAGTGGCTGCAAGATTACGTGGAGATTCCTTGGTCGGTGGAAGACCTGGCGGATCGGCTGACGATGGCTGGGGTGCTGGTGGAAGCGCTGGAGCCGATGGGCGTGGGCTTGGACGACATCGTCGTCGGCCAAGTGCTCACGGTTGACCGGCACCCGGCCGCTGAGCAGCTGTACGTCACGCGGGTGCAGGTCGGGGCGGAGCAGCTGCAGATCGTGACCGGCGCCGCCAACGTGACCCCGGGCGCGCTGGTCCCGGTGGCTCGTCCCGGTGCGAAGCTGCCCGGAGGCCGCGTCATCCAGCGGGTCGAGCTGCGGGGCGTCGCGTCCGAAGGTATGCTGTGCTCGGAGGCGGAGCTGGGCACGGGCGACGACGCCGGCGGCATCTGGTTGCTGCCGCCCGACGTGCGGCACGGCCAGCGGCTGGTCGACGCCTTGGGGCTGGACGACGTCATCCTCCACCTGGAGGTGTACCCGAACCGGCCCGACTGGCTGTCGGTCATCGGCATCGCGCGCGAGGTGGCGGCGCTGGCGGGGACCACGGTGCGGCTGCCGCAGGCGCCCATCGCCGAGCTGGCGGAAGGGGCGCAGGCGATGGCGTCGGTGCACGTGGAAGCGGAGGATCTCTGCCCGCGCTACCAGGCGCGCGTCCTGCGGGATGTACAGGTTGGCCCGTCGCCAGCGTGGCTGCAGCAGCGGCTGCGGGCCGCGGGCATGCGCTCCATCAACAACGTCGTCGACGTGACCAACTTCGTCATGTGGGAATGGGGCCAGCCGCTGCACGCCTTCGACTACGACCGGCTGCGGGGCGGGCGTATCGTCGTGCGGCGGGCTCAGGCCGGCGAGACGCTGGTGACGCTGGACGGCACCGAGCGCCGCCTGACCCCGGACATGCTGGTCATCGCCGACGCGGAACGCCCCGTCGCGCTGGCGGGCGTCATGGGCGGCGCCGACAGCGAAGTGACGGCGAACACGACCCGCATCTTGCTGGAGGCCGCGACGTTCCATCCCGTGTCGGTGCGACGCACGGCCAAGGCCCTCGGCATGCGCACGGAAGCGTCGCACCGCTTCGAAAAAGGGCTGGACCCGAACACGGTGGCCTTGGCGGCGGCGCGGGCGGCCAGCCTCATGCAGCAGCTGGCGGGGGCCAAGGTATACGCCGGGGCGGTGGACGTCTACCCGCGGCCCGTCGCGCCGTGGAGCGTCACGTGCCGGCCGGCGCGGGTGCGGCGGCTGCTGGGCGCCGACATCGGCGACGAGCAAATTCGCGGCTATCTCGTGGCCCTCGGCTTCGGCGTCGAACGCGCGCAGCAGGACGGCGAGACCGCCTTCCGCGTCACGGTGCCCACGTACCGGCGGGACGTGCAGCGCGAAGCCGATCTGGTCGAAGAAGTGGCGCGGCTGTACGGCTATGACCGGGTGCCTACGACGGTGCCCGGCAACGTGCGGGAACCCGGCCGGCAGCAGCGGCCGCTGCCGTTCCTGGACAAGGTGCGGGACATCTTGACGTCGTTCGGCCTGCACGAGTGCATTACGTACAGCTTTATCGATCCAGCCTCGTTTGACAAGCTGCAGCTGGCGGCCGACGACCCGCGGCGGCGTGCCGTGCCGCTGCGCAATCCGCTGCGCGAAGACCAGTCGGTGCTGCGGACGACGCTGGTCGGCGGGCTGCTGGAGACGGCAGCGCGCAACGTCGCGCACCGGGTGACCGACGTCCATCTGTTCGAGATCGGCGCAGTCTTCCTGCCCAAGGGGCTGCCGGTCGCCGAGCTGCCCGACGAGCCGCGGCGCATCGGCTTGCTGATGACGGGTGCGGCGCCGGAGCGCTGGTGGGGGGACAAGCGCCCGTCGGTCTCGTTCTACGAGCTGAAAGGCGTCGTCGAGCAGCTGCTCGAGCGCTTGGGCGTACGCGCGGAGTTCGTCCCCTCCAATGAGCCGTTCTTGCACCCGGGTCGGCAGGCGGCCGTCCGGGCGGGCGAGGCGGTGTTGGGCGTGCTGGGCGAAGTGCATCCGTTGACCGCGGCGGCCTTTGAGCTGGAAGGGCGGCGCGTGTACGTGGCGGAGCTGGACGCCGAAGCGCTGGAGCGGTTAAGCCGGGCGCAAGTCCGCTTCGTGCCCCTGCCTCGGTATCCGTCCGTCCAGCGCGACATCGCCTTGCTGGTGCCGAAGGCGCTGCCGGCGGCTGTCGTGGAAGATGCTATTCGCAGGTACGGCGGCGAGCTGGTCGAGTCGGTGCGGCTGTTCGACGTCTACGAAGGACCGCAGGTGGCCGCGGATCATCGCAGCCTGGCGTACTCGTTGCGGCTGCGCGCCAAGGACCGGACGCTGACCGACGAGGAAGCCAACGCGGTCATGGCGCGCATCGAGGAAGGACTAGCCTCCGAACTGGGCGTGCGGCGGCGTGTCTGA
- a CDS encoding 50S ribosomal protein L20 yields MPRATSGVVTRRRRKRILKMAKGYRGRKSTNYRIANEQVMKSLQYAYRDRRARKREFRRLWITRINAAARKNGLSYSRLIDGLNKAGVEVNRKMLAELAVNDAQAFSELVNVAKQQLGV; encoded by the coding sequence ATGCCGAGGGCTACATCCGGCGTCGTTACCCGGCGTCGTCGCAAGCGTATCCTGAAGATGGCCAAAGGCTATCGCGGCCGCAAGAGCACGAATTACCGCATTGCCAACGAGCAGGTCATGAAGTCGCTGCAGTACGCGTACCGCGACCGCCGGGCGCGCAAGCGTGAGTTCCGGCGGCTGTGGATTACGCGCATTAACGCGGCGGCTCGCAAGAACGGCCTGTCCTACAGCCGGCTCATCGACGGGCTGAACAAGGCCGGCGTCGAAGTGAACCGCAAGATGCTGGCTGAGCTGGCCGTGAACGACGCCCAAGCGTTCAGCGAACTGGTCAACGTCGCCAAGCAGCAGCTGGGCGTGTAA
- a CDS encoding RNA methyltransferase has protein sequence MITSLSNARVKAARALSRPRRRRETGLCLIEGFRLIETALDACAVVVEAFVTPAARSGPRGARLVARLEQAGAKVYDVSERVLQSLSATETPQGIVAVARIPVVSDQRFADVTAVLVADRIGDPGNLGTMARTAAAVGAGLWTTLGAVDLFDDKTLRASAGTIFLLPFRQRLSPAEVIAACRRFGYRLLVADARGPVRYDQADWRAPFALVVGSEAHGVDPSFLEAADTVVHLPMAPGVESLNAAVTGAVCLFEALRQRTS, from the coding sequence ATGATCACCAGCCTGAGCAACGCCCGTGTCAAGGCGGCACGGGCGCTGTCGCGTCCGCGGCGCCGGCGCGAAACGGGCCTGTGCCTGATCGAGGGTTTCCGCTTGATTGAGACGGCGCTGGACGCCTGCGCCGTCGTCGTCGAAGCGTTCGTTACCCCTGCGGCTCGTTCCGGCCCGCGCGGCGCTCGCCTCGTCGCGCGGCTCGAGCAAGCGGGCGCCAAAGTTTACGACGTCAGCGAGCGGGTGCTGCAGTCGCTCAGCGCGACGGAAACGCCCCAGGGTATCGTCGCGGTGGCTCGCATTCCTGTCGTATCCGACCAGCGCTTCGCGGACGTTACGGCCGTGCTGGTGGCGGACCGGATCGGCGATCCCGGCAATCTGGGCACGATGGCGCGCACCGCAGCGGCTGTCGGCGCCGGCTTGTGGACCACGCTGGGGGCGGTCGACCTGTTCGACGACAAGACGCTGCGGGCGTCGGCGGGCACCATCTTCCTGTTGCCCTTTCGCCAGCGCTTGTCGCCGGCGGAGGTCATCGCGGCGTGCCGGCGCTTCGGGTATCGCTTGCTGGTGGCCGACGCGCGCGGCCCTGTGCGCTACGATCAAGCGGACTGGCGCGCGCCGTTCGCGCTCGTCGTGGGCAGCGAAGCGCACGGCGTCGATCCGTCGTTCTTGGAGGCGGCGGACACGGTCGTTCACCTTCCCATGGCCCCGGGTGTCGAGTCGCTGAACGCGGCGGTCACCGGGGCGGTGTGTCTCTTCGAAGCGCTGCGCCAGCGCACGTCGTAG